A single window of Archangium gephyra DNA harbors:
- the hrpB gene encoding ATP-dependent helicase HrpB: MADVALPIDPLLPEIVATLRGAKSLVLEAPPGAGKTTRVPRALLEAGLGQGKEIVVLQPRRLPTRLAAQRVSEELGERVGETVGYQVRFEDVRGPKTRLSFVTEGVLGRRLLSDPTLRDVGVVVLDEFHERHLSADISLALLRRLQQGPRPDLKLVVMSATLEAAPISAYLGNCPTLRSEGRRFDVSLEYLPTADDRYLDAQVLSGIKRLHANGLDGDVLVFLPGAGEIRRAMDACSEFAERHGIDLLPLHGDLPPAEQDRAVRRSSRRKIILSTNVAETSVTIDGVAAVIDSGLARVASHSPWSGLPILKLAKVSRASATQRAGRAGRTRSGHCLRLYTQHDFDGRPDQDAPEIRRMDLAETILSLRAAGITDLVSFPFFEAPPAASLEAAESLLRRLGAVAPDGSVTPIGQRLLRFPLHPRQARIIVEGEKRGVGADAALLAALVGERDIRREARTNLSGPGRAANVVAGPSDLLELLERFRQAERANFSSGRVQSLSLEQGAVQAVDRVQRQLRRAVREQGQRPSRPEDVEQALMLSALAGYPDRVARRRKPRSPELLLFGGGTAQLSDVSVVQEPELMIAVDAEERPGRGVIIRIASAVEPEWLLDLYPDALEEVDALQWNPSSKRVERITRLAYGNLVLEETRAPAPPSEAAARVLVEQALAAGPGRFADPEALLQWRTRVALLAQAFPEAGFPTVDDAFMRDSLASLCAGARSFADLEGVSLLDALYSRLTSEQARLLSNHAPEKVSLPGGRTAKVHYEPGKPPWVESRLQDFFGMAQGPSVCAGRVPLVLHLLAPNMRAVQVTTDLAGFWERHYPSLRKELCRKYPKHSWPEDPRHAQTPAERGRRI, translated from the coding sequence ATGGCCGACGTCGCCCTTCCCATCGACCCCCTCCTGCCCGAGATCGTCGCCACCCTGCGCGGCGCGAAGTCTCTCGTGCTCGAGGCCCCTCCCGGTGCCGGCAAGACGACCCGCGTCCCCCGCGCCCTCCTCGAGGCCGGCCTCGGCCAGGGCAAGGAGATCGTCGTCCTCCAGCCCCGCCGCCTCCCCACCCGCCTCGCCGCCCAGCGCGTCTCCGAGGAGCTCGGCGAGCGCGTGGGCGAGACCGTCGGCTACCAGGTCCGCTTCGAGGACGTCCGCGGCCCCAAGACCCGGCTCTCCTTCGTCACCGAGGGCGTGCTCGGCCGCCGTCTCCTCTCCGATCCCACCCTCCGCGATGTCGGCGTCGTCGTGCTCGATGAGTTCCACGAGCGCCACCTCTCCGCCGACATCTCGCTCGCCCTCCTGCGCCGCCTCCAGCAGGGCCCCCGCCCCGACCTCAAGCTCGTGGTCATGTCCGCCACCCTCGAGGCCGCTCCCATCAGCGCCTACCTCGGCAACTGCCCCACCCTGCGCTCCGAGGGCCGCCGCTTCGACGTCAGTCTCGAGTACCTCCCCACCGCCGATGACCGCTACCTCGATGCCCAGGTCCTCTCCGGCATCAAGCGGCTCCACGCCAATGGTCTCGATGGCGATGTGCTCGTGTTCCTCCCCGGCGCCGGAGAGATCCGCCGCGCCATGGACGCGTGCTCCGAGTTCGCCGAACGCCACGGCATCGACCTGCTCCCCCTCCACGGCGACCTGCCCCCCGCCGAGCAGGACCGCGCCGTGCGCCGCAGCTCGCGCCGGAAGATCATCCTCTCCACCAACGTCGCCGAGACCTCCGTCACCATCGACGGGGTCGCCGCCGTCATCGACTCCGGCCTCGCCCGCGTCGCCTCGCACTCGCCCTGGTCCGGCCTGCCCATCCTCAAGCTCGCCAAGGTGAGCCGGGCCTCCGCCACCCAGCGCGCCGGCCGCGCCGGCCGTACCCGCTCCGGCCACTGTCTCCGCCTCTACACCCAGCACGACTTCGACGGCCGCCCCGATCAGGACGCCCCCGAAATCCGCCGCATGGACCTGGCCGAGACCATCCTCTCCCTGCGCGCCGCCGGCATCACCGACCTCGTCTCCTTCCCCTTCTTCGAGGCCCCTCCCGCCGCCTCCCTCGAGGCCGCCGAGAGTCTCCTGCGCCGCCTCGGTGCCGTGGCCCCCGATGGTTCCGTCACCCCCATCGGCCAGCGCCTCCTGCGCTTCCCCCTCCACCCCCGCCAGGCCCGCATCATCGTCGAGGGCGAGAAGCGCGGTGTCGGCGCGGACGCGGCCCTGCTCGCCGCCCTCGTCGGTGAGCGCGACATCCGCCGTGAGGCCCGGACCAACCTCTCCGGCCCCGGACGCGCCGCCAACGTCGTCGCCGGGCCCTCGGACCTGCTGGAGCTGCTCGAGCGCTTCCGCCAGGCCGAACGCGCCAACTTCTCCTCCGGCCGCGTGCAGTCGCTCTCCCTCGAGCAGGGCGCCGTGCAGGCCGTGGACCGCGTTCAGCGTCAGCTCCGGCGCGCCGTCCGCGAGCAGGGGCAGCGGCCCTCCCGCCCCGAGGACGTGGAACAGGCCCTCATGCTCAGCGCGCTCGCCGGCTACCCGGACCGCGTCGCCCGCCGCCGCAAGCCCCGCTCCCCCGAGCTCCTCCTCTTCGGCGGCGGCACCGCCCAGCTCTCCGATGTCAGCGTCGTCCAGGAGCCCGAGCTCATGATCGCCGTCGACGCCGAGGAGCGTCCCGGCCGCGGCGTCATCATCCGCATCGCCAGCGCCGTCGAGCCCGAGTGGCTCCTCGACCTGTACCCCGATGCGCTGGAAGAAGTGGACGCCCTCCAGTGGAACCCCTCCTCCAAGCGCGTCGAGCGCATCACCCGCCTGGCCTACGGGAATCTCGTCCTCGAGGAGACCCGCGCCCCCGCTCCTCCCTCCGAGGCGGCCGCCCGCGTCCTCGTGGAACAGGCCCTCGCCGCCGGCCCCGGCCGCTTCGCCGACCCCGAGGCCCTGCTTCAGTGGCGCACCCGCGTCGCCCTGCTCGCCCAGGCCTTCCCCGAGGCAGGTTTCCCCACCGTCGACGACGCCTTCATGCGCGACTCGCTCGCCTCGCTGTGCGCGGGCGCTCGCAGCTTCGCCGACCTCGAGGGGGTTTCGCTGCTCGACGCGCTGTATTCACGGCTGACCTCGGAGCAGGCACGGCTGCTGTCCAACCACGCCCCCGAGAAGGTCTCCCTCCCCGGTGGGCGCACCGCCAAGGTCCATTACGAGCCCGGGAAGCCTCCCTGGGTCGAGTCGCGACTGCAGGACTTCTTCGGCATGGCCCAGGGCCCCAGTGTGTGTGCTGGCAGGGTTCCGCTCGTGCTCCACCTGCTCGCTCCCAACATGAGGGCTGTGCAGGTGACCACCGACCTCGCGGGATTCTGGGAGCGGCATTACCCGTCCCTCCGCAAGGAGCTGTGCCGGAAGTACCCGAAGCACAGCTGGCCCGAGGATCCGCGCCATGCGCAGACTCCGGCCGAACGGGGACGACGGATTTGA
- a CDS encoding GNAT family N-acetyltransferase gives MSNPETPQPVTIAQIKTEAELFQALAIREVVFIEEQHVPEGIERDAEDAKAYHVLAFQGGHAIGTGRLVMLPEPPPGETGTWGQIGRMAVLQAHRKARVGAMLLTTLEDEARRRGVTGIMLHSQLYALEFYKKQGYEPLGEVFKEAGIDHLEMRKKL, from the coding sequence ATGTCGAACCCGGAGACCCCCCAGCCCGTCACCATCGCTCAGATCAAGACTGAGGCTGAGTTGTTTCAGGCGCTCGCCATCCGCGAGGTGGTGTTCATCGAGGAGCAGCACGTACCCGAGGGCATCGAGCGGGATGCCGAGGACGCGAAGGCGTACCACGTGCTGGCGTTCCAGGGTGGGCACGCCATCGGAACGGGGCGTCTGGTGATGTTGCCCGAGCCGCCGCCCGGAGAGACGGGGACGTGGGGGCAGATCGGGCGCATGGCGGTGCTGCAGGCGCACCGGAAGGCGCGAGTGGGCGCGATGCTGCTGACGACGCTGGAGGACGAGGCGCGTCGGCGGGGCGTGACGGGCATCATGCTGCACTCGCAGCTGTACGCGCTGGAGTTCTACAAGAAGCAGGGGTACGAGCCGCTGGGAGAGGTCTTCAAGGAAGCGGGCATCGACCACCTGGAGATGCGCAAGAAGCTGTAG